From a single Micromonospora pallida genomic region:
- a CDS encoding STAS domain-containing protein: MPRQLLTIEVSRVTPRHALLRLAGELDFDTSPELIRAATQVRTEGHDELTVDLTDVTLCDSSGLSAIVVLYRSAARSVRLTGVSPQVQQLLDRTGLAELLAGPRPGDDEGLTGSRPDDEAREVG; this comes from the coding sequence ATGCCACGCCAGCTGTTGACGATCGAGGTGAGCCGGGTGACGCCCCGGCACGCCCTGCTGCGGCTGGCTGGCGAACTCGACTTCGACACCTCCCCGGAGCTGATCCGGGCGGCCACCCAGGTCCGGACCGAGGGGCACGACGAACTCACGGTCGACCTGACCGACGTGACGCTCTGCGACTCGTCGGGGCTGAGCGCGATCGTCGTGCTCTACCGCAGCGCAGCGCGGTCGGTCCGGCTCACCGGCGTGAGCCCCCAGGTCCAACAGTTGCTGGACCGGACGGGCCTGGCCGAGTTGCTGGCCGGCCCGCGTCCCGGCGACGACGAGGGGCTGACCGGCTCCCGTCCCGACGACGAGGCGCGCGAGGTCGGCTGA
- a CDS encoding SDR family NAD(P)-dependent oxidoreductase, whose translation MPDRLKGKVAVITGAASGIGRGGAELFVAEGAKVVAADINDEAGATLQREYGGSLVYVHTDVTSEADIAAAVDRAVSEFGKLDIMFNNAGAQGDPSPLVEIGSEGFDRTIALLTRSVVLGHKYAAQQFRRQGTGGSIVSTASAAGLQGGWSAAGYTIAKHAIVGVVRQAVAELAPLGIRSNAIAPGIIRTPIMARSFGVPPNQADAFSDFLEEKLGASQPIGRLGLPSDIAEAALWLGSDASSFVTGIVLPVDGGATAAYAGGFAADVVAAANEFTTR comes from the coding sequence ATGCCGGATCGATTGAAGGGCAAGGTCGCGGTGATCACGGGCGCGGCGAGCGGCATCGGTCGCGGCGGCGCCGAGCTCTTCGTCGCCGAGGGCGCGAAGGTCGTCGCCGCCGACATCAACGACGAAGCCGGCGCGACGCTCCAGAGGGAGTACGGGGGCTCGCTCGTCTACGTCCATACCGATGTCACGAGCGAAGCCGACATTGCTGCGGCAGTCGACCGGGCGGTGAGTGAGTTCGGAAAGCTCGACATCATGTTCAACAACGCGGGCGCGCAGGGAGATCCGTCTCCGTTGGTCGAGATCGGAAGTGAGGGCTTCGACAGGACGATCGCGTTGCTGACGCGCTCGGTTGTGCTCGGCCACAAGTACGCGGCGCAGCAGTTCCGGCGCCAGGGCACCGGCGGCTCGATCGTCTCGACGGCGAGCGCCGCCGGCCTGCAGGGCGGCTGGAGTGCCGCGGGATACACGATTGCGAAACACGCGATCGTCGGGGTCGTGCGGCAAGCCGTCGCCGAGCTCGCACCGCTCGGCATCCGGTCCAACGCCATCGCCCCCGGGATCATCCGCACGCCCATCATGGCGCGCAGCTTCGGCGTTCCCCCGAACCAGGCGGATGCGTTCAGCGACTTCCTCGAGGAGAAGCTGGGTGCCTCGCAGCCGATCGGGCGCCTGGGTTTGCCGTCCGACATTGCCGAGGCCGCCCTGTGGCTCGGAAGCGACGCGTCGTCCTTCGTCACGGGGATCGTATTGCCGGTCGACGGCGGCGCAACGGCAGCGTACGCGGGCGGCTTCGCCGCCGACGTGGTCGCGGCCGCAAACGAGTTCACCACCCGTTGA
- a CDS encoding AI-2E family transporter has product MSSPDDRRTARRAAIVIGLVLATLLGLGLLWAVRRVLVWILLAAFFAAALKPAVDHLQHRLVRRRALATLLVFLAAFVLLAAVGALIVVPLVDEVVRLVERAPELARDVRAGRGRLGELVDRFGLRRYAETHGEQLQDYGERLRRPALSLARGAVETVVATITVAVLAYLMVLESPRMSAALLALSGDGAGDRLRRIGRECGQAVTGYVTGNLVISLICGGLTFVVLLALGVPFAAVIALVVAVADLVPLVGATVGALVAAGAAFLHSPTAGIVTLVFFVLYQQVENHLLQPVIMGRAVRLNPLTVLVSVLLAAELAGLLGALVAIPAAGILQILLREADLPRRLFHRPG; this is encoded by the coding sequence ATGAGCAGCCCCGACGACCGGCGCACCGCCCGCCGGGCGGCCATCGTCATCGGTCTGGTGCTGGCCACCCTGCTCGGGCTGGGGCTGCTCTGGGCCGTCCGTCGGGTGCTGGTGTGGATCCTGCTGGCCGCCTTCTTCGCCGCCGCCCTGAAGCCGGCGGTGGACCATCTGCAACACCGTCTCGTCCGCCGTCGGGCACTCGCCACGCTGCTGGTGTTCCTCGCGGCGTTCGTGCTGCTCGCCGCCGTGGGAGCGTTGATCGTCGTGCCGCTGGTCGACGAGGTGGTCCGGTTGGTCGAGCGGGCGCCGGAGCTGGCCCGGGACGTCCGGGCCGGACGGGGGCGGCTCGGCGAACTGGTGGACCGCTTCGGGTTGCGCCGGTACGCCGAGACCCACGGCGAGCAGCTCCAGGATTACGGCGAGCGGCTCCGCAGACCGGCCCTGAGCCTGGCGCGCGGGGCGGTGGAGACGGTGGTCGCGACGATCACCGTGGCCGTGCTGGCGTACCTGATGGTGCTGGAGTCGCCCCGGATGAGCGCGGCGCTGCTCGCCCTGAGCGGGGACGGAGCCGGCGACCGGCTACGCCGGATCGGCCGGGAGTGCGGCCAGGCGGTCACCGGGTACGTCACCGGGAACCTGGTGATCAGTCTGATCTGCGGTGGCCTGACCTTCGTCGTCCTCCTCGCGCTGGGCGTCCCGTTCGCCGCCGTGATCGCCCTGGTCGTCGCCGTCGCGGACCTGGTGCCGTTGGTCGGCGCGACGGTCGGCGCGCTGGTGGCCGCCGGGGCGGCGTTCCTGCACTCCCCCACCGCCGGCATCGTCACGCTGGTCTTCTTCGTGCTCTACCAGCAGGTCGAGAACCACCTGCTGCAACCGGTGATCATGGGACGGGCGGTCCGGCTGAACCCGCTGACGGTGCTGGTCAGCGTCCTGCTCGCGGCCGAACTCGCCGGTCTGCTCGGCGCGCTGGTGGCGATCCCGGCGGCCGGCATCCTCCAGATCCTGCTCCGGGAGGCCGACCTGCCCCGCCGGCTGTTCCACCGGCCGGGTTGA
- a CDS encoding STAS domain-containing protein: MSIDDSDSTAPLVTVAGDLDFTTATPLRTALDHLLTSQPSTIVLDFGGLLFIDSTGLAVIVHAWREGHQNSTVIRLRSTPRFLETILDITGVNGLLARASREDERERPAAPA; encoded by the coding sequence ATGTCGATCGACGACTCCGACTCCACGGCACCCCTGGTCACCGTCGCGGGCGACCTCGACTTCACCACGGCCACGCCGCTGCGCACCGCCCTCGACCACCTGCTGACCAGCCAGCCGTCGACCATCGTGCTGGACTTCGGCGGCCTGCTCTTCATCGACAGCACCGGCCTCGCGGTGATCGTGCACGCCTGGCGCGAGGGGCACCAGAACAGCACCGTCATCCGGCTCCGTTCCACCCCCCGTTTCCTGGAGACCATTCTCGACATCACCGGGGTCAACGGGCTGTTGGCCCGGGCGTCCCGGGAGGACGAACGCGAACGGCCGGCCGCCCCGGCCTGA
- a CDS encoding NAD(P)/FAD-dependent oxidoreductase, translated as MTKPRVVIVGAGFAGYHAAKNLARLARGRAEIVVLNSTDYFLYLPLLPEVAAGVVEPSRISVPLNGTLDGVRVVIGEADRVDLHNRWVGFTQPEGDRGQLAYDRLVLAVGSVNKLLPIPGVTEYAHGFRGLPEALFLHDHVVRQIELAEQATDPAERQARATFVVVGAGYTGTEVAAHGQLFTDQLAATRSGLPIRPRWMLLDVAPRVLPELDERMSVTAHRVLTRRGVDVRMGTSVAEATADGVKLTDGDYVPTCTLVWCVGVRPDPLVADLGLRTEKGRLVVDEYLGVPGFPEVFACGDAAAVPDLTRPGGICAMTAQHAQRQGKLVAHNIAASYGRGRRKPYRHHDLGWVVDLGGRDAAANPLKVSLSGLPAKAVTRGYHLLAMPGNRARVSADWMLDAALPRPAIQLGLVPANAVPLESSSPEVAVRRQ; from the coding sequence ATGACGAAACCTCGTGTGGTGATCGTGGGAGCCGGGTTCGCCGGTTACCACGCGGCGAAGAACCTGGCCCGGCTCGCCCGTGGCCGGGCGGAGATCGTGGTGCTGAACTCCACCGACTACTTCCTCTATCTCCCACTGCTGCCCGAGGTGGCCGCCGGCGTGGTGGAGCCTTCGCGGATCTCGGTGCCGCTCAACGGAACCCTGGACGGGGTCCGGGTGGTCATCGGTGAGGCGGACCGGGTGGACCTGCACAACCGCTGGGTCGGCTTCACCCAGCCCGAGGGGGACCGGGGTCAGTTGGCGTACGACCGCCTGGTGCTCGCCGTCGGCAGCGTCAACAAACTACTGCCGATCCCCGGGGTGACCGAGTACGCGCACGGCTTCCGGGGCCTGCCCGAAGCGCTCTTCCTGCACGACCACGTGGTCCGCCAGATCGAACTGGCCGAACAGGCCACCGATCCGGCCGAGCGGCAGGCCCGAGCGACCTTCGTCGTGGTCGGCGCCGGCTACACCGGAACCGAGGTCGCCGCGCACGGTCAACTCTTCACCGACCAGCTCGCCGCCACCCGCTCCGGGCTGCCCATCCGGCCCCGCTGGATGCTGCTCGACGTCGCCCCCCGGGTCCTGCCCGAACTGGACGAGCGGATGTCCGTCACCGCCCACCGGGTGCTCACCCGGCGGGGCGTCGACGTGCGGATGGGCACCTCGGTGGCCGAGGCCACCGCCGACGGGGTGAAGCTCACCGACGGCGACTACGTGCCCACCTGCACGCTGGTCTGGTGCGTCGGGGTCCGGCCGGACCCGCTCGTCGCCGACCTGGGGCTGCGGACCGAGAAGGGCCGGCTGGTGGTCGACGAGTACCTCGGGGTTCCCGGGTTCCCGGAGGTCTTCGCGTGCGGCGACGCCGCCGCCGTACCGGACCTGACCCGGCCGGGCGGCATCTGCGCGATGACCGCCCAGCACGCCCAGCGGCAGGGCAAACTGGTCGCCCACAACATCGCGGCCTCGTACGGACGGGGACGACGCAAGCCGTACCGGCACCACGACCTGGGCTGGGTGGTCGACCTGGGCGGCCGGGACGCCGCCGCGAACCCGCTCAAGGTATCGCTGTCCGGGCTGCCGGCGAAGGCGGTCACCCGGGGCTACCACCTGCTCGCCATGCCCGGCAACCGGGCCCGGGTGAGCGCCGACTGGATGCTCGACGCGGCGCTGCCCCGTCCCGCCATACAGCTCGGCCTGGTCCCGGCGAACGCCGTGCCACTGGAGAGCTCCTCACCCGAGGTGGCGGTCCGCCGCCAGTAA
- a CDS encoding STAS domain-containing protein — MTFTVAHAQRDGGEVRLRLAGELDLSTAPDLATAIDGLLADGQVNLLVDLAGLTFCDSTGIAAFVRGDNACTAAGGWLRLTGATGRVERVLRMTGLAEVLRYDPASQAHH; from the coding sequence TTGACGTTCACCGTCGCGCATGCCCAACGGGACGGCGGTGAGGTCCGCCTGCGGCTCGCCGGTGAGCTCGACCTGAGCACCGCGCCCGACCTCGCCACGGCGATCGACGGTCTCCTCGCCGACGGGCAGGTCAACCTCCTGGTCGACCTGGCCGGGCTGACCTTCTGCGACTCCACCGGGATCGCGGCCTTCGTCCGTGGCGACAACGCGTGCACCGCAGCCGGCGGCTGGCTGCGCCTCACCGGTGCCACCGGACGGGTGGAACGGGTGCTGCGGATGACCGGCCTGGCCGAGGTGCTCCGCTACGACCCGGCGTCGCAGGCCCACCACTGA
- a CDS encoding cobalamin B12-binding domain-containing protein: MTRTDLTAAYPTYLGCLADADEYAAVDVAMDLLADGLPAERILLDLVAPAQAEVGERWARNEWSVAQEHAATHISERVVAAVSSSASPRPTRGHVVVACMDGEWHGLPARLVAEVLRLRGWQTTFLGASVPAAHLVGYLQRYDAHAVALACALPMRLPYAHRMIEACRRSDVPVLVGGRGFGPDGRWARRLGVAWAPDAPAAAELVADERTLRRVPAADLAHLADDEYGGLLRQRAELIDSALADLRDRFPRLADYTPAQLDSTVSDLGYIVDFLAAAVYVDDSDLFTEFVDWLALILTSRGVPAATVEATLTHFRQVLRDFPRAGRFLEAGQAVSAAAPDTSRR, encoded by the coding sequence GTGACCCGTACCGACCTGACCGCCGCCTACCCGACGTACCTGGGCTGTCTGGCGGACGCCGACGAGTACGCGGCGGTGGACGTGGCGATGGACCTGCTCGCCGACGGGCTGCCGGCCGAGCGGATTCTGCTCGACCTGGTCGCCCCGGCGCAGGCCGAGGTGGGGGAGCGCTGGGCGCGCAACGAATGGAGCGTGGCGCAGGAGCACGCCGCGACACACATCAGCGAGCGCGTGGTCGCGGCGGTCTCCTCGTCCGCCAGCCCACGCCCGACCCGTGGCCACGTCGTGGTGGCGTGCATGGACGGGGAGTGGCACGGCCTGCCCGCCCGGCTGGTGGCCGAGGTGCTGCGGCTGCGCGGCTGGCAGACGACCTTTCTCGGCGCGAGCGTGCCCGCCGCGCACCTGGTGGGGTACCTCCAGCGGTACGACGCGCACGCGGTCGCCCTGGCCTGTGCCCTGCCGATGCGGCTGCCGTACGCCCACCGCATGATCGAGGCCTGTCGCCGCTCCGACGTGCCGGTGCTGGTCGGTGGTCGCGGCTTCGGCCCGGACGGCCGGTGGGCCCGACGGCTCGGGGTGGCGTGGGCGCCGGACGCCCCGGCCGCCGCAGAGCTGGTCGCCGACGAGCGCACGCTGCGCCGGGTGCCCGCCGCCGACCTGGCCCACCTGGCCGACGACGAGTACGGCGGTCTGCTGCGGCAGCGGGCCGAACTGATCGACTCCGCCCTGGCCGACCTGCGGGACCGGTTCCCGCGGCTGGCCGACTACACGCCAGCCCAGCTCGACTCCACCGTCAGCGACCTAGGCTACATCGTGGACTTCCTCGCCGCTGCGGTCTACGTCGACGACAGCGACCTGTTCACCGAGTTCGTCGACTGGTTGGCGCTGATCCTCACCAGCCGGGGCGTGCCGGCGGCCACGGTGGAGGCCACCCTGACCCACTTCCGGCAGGTGTTGCGGGACTTCCCCCGCGCGGGTCGGTTCCTCGAGGCAGGGCAGGCGGTGTCCGCCGCCGCCCCGGACACCAGTCGCCGCTGA
- a CDS encoding MFS transporter yields the protein MRTYGQLFRTPEFTPLFLSACLQTAAGTASALALSTLVYARTGSPLLAALGLFGGAFAQFVGAMTVLSVADRVPPRTVLVTTGLLYALIGAALAVPGLPGWGMVLLVLGTGLVASGSAGVRWGLLGEILPDDAYLFGRSVFGISSGAMQILGFGLGGLLVGVLSTRATLLVAVALYLGAALVARFGLTARPPRATGRPSVRCTWQVNRRLWALPARRHVYLALWVPNGLVVGCEALFVPYAPNWAGALFVTGAVGMIAGNTLLGRVVPGHWRPRLVTPLRVLLAAPYLFFALPLPAPVALTAVLLATAGFSAGLLLQERLLALTPTEIRGQALGLHSSGMLAMQAVAATLAGAVAQYLTPGTAMTVMAVISLVVTAVLTPALRRPLPTSDIPTAPTTPPAPAVAASVPPAPADSVSAK from the coding sequence ATGCGTACCTACGGCCAGTTGTTCCGCACGCCCGAGTTCACCCCGCTCTTCTTGAGCGCCTGCCTACAGACCGCTGCCGGCACGGCGAGCGCCTTGGCGTTGAGCACCCTCGTCTACGCGCGTACCGGTTCGCCGCTGCTGGCCGCGCTGGGCCTCTTCGGGGGTGCCTTCGCCCAGTTCGTCGGGGCGATGACGGTGCTCTCGGTCGCCGATCGGGTGCCGCCCCGGACCGTGCTGGTGACCACCGGCCTGCTGTACGCCCTGATCGGTGCGGCGCTCGCCGTCCCGGGGCTGCCCGGCTGGGGGATGGTGCTGCTCGTCCTCGGCACCGGGCTGGTCGCCTCCGGCTCGGCCGGGGTGCGTTGGGGCCTGCTCGGGGAGATCCTGCCCGACGATGCGTACCTGTTCGGCCGGTCGGTCTTCGGTATCTCCTCCGGGGCGATGCAGATCCTCGGGTTCGGCCTGGGTGGGCTGCTCGTCGGTGTCCTTTCCACGCGGGCCACGTTGCTGGTCGCGGTCGCCCTCTATCTCGGTGCCGCGCTGGTCGCCCGTTTCGGCCTGACCGCCCGGCCGCCGCGTGCCACCGGCCGTCCCTCGGTCCGGTGTACCTGGCAGGTGAACCGGCGGCTCTGGGCGTTGCCCGCCCGCCGGCACGTCTACCTGGCCCTGTGGGTGCCGAACGGGCTGGTGGTCGGGTGCGAGGCGCTCTTCGTCCCGTACGCCCCGAACTGGGCCGGTGCCCTCTTCGTCACCGGTGCGGTGGGCATGATCGCGGGAAACACCCTGCTCGGGCGGGTCGTCCCGGGGCACTGGCGGCCCCGACTGGTGACGCCGCTGCGCGTGCTGCTCGCCGCGCCGTACCTGTTCTTCGCACTGCCGTTGCCCGCACCGGTGGCGCTGACGGCCGTCCTGCTGGCCACCGCCGGGTTCAGCGCCGGGCTGCTGCTCCAGGAACGACTGCTCGCCCTGACCCCGACGGAGATCCGTGGCCAGGCCCTCGGTCTGCACTCGTCGGGGATGCTGGCCATGCAGGCGGTTGCCGCGACGCTCGCCGGTGCCGTGGCGCAGTACCTGACTCCGGGTACCGCGATGACGGTGATGGCGGTGATCTCCCTGGTGGTGACCGCCGTGCTCACCCCGGCCCTGCGCCGCCCGCTCCCCACGTCGGACATCCCGACGGCCCCCACTACCCCGCCCGCCCCGGCCGTCGCCGCGTCCGTCCCGCCCGCCCCGGCCGACTCCGTTTCGGCGAAGTAG
- a CDS encoding PP2C family protein-serine/threonine phosphatase — translation MTAADVRDWDPGDGRISTPSTAQAPAWSAGVVDHPGQPLPPLDPDRATEPDWSEVVEHFREGFVVCDSGEVVRHLSPVAERLLPEVVLGENLTAAGLAALTSAGDPVEVTHHDRRLRIRRVSLSAGRSCRYVEDVTDRVSRADALLAERARSAFLATAGEKLGNPLHPDRAAAVTVRLAVPALGDVAVLVLAPRAGRVRWWRAARVDEDVPTVDSGVLGTADLPPAIDEGLAGIEPHAVDWLVDQAAEAGWLPGLAVSDVCARLVPLPGRGAPTGVLLVARRAARRYDEADVDLARAFAARAGAALTSAMLYRDQAEVADTLQASLLPVEPTEVTGVQWGTAYRPAQAGLRIGGDFYGAHHLPDGGCLFYLGDVSGKGVEAAVFTGQLRQCLQALHRVEFQPARLLGLLNEALLETTLANGQGRFATMVLGVVRPLRDGGLSLTMAGGGHLPPLLLRASGEVEPIALSGMLIGVVPDPRVGEVTVRLAPGETCLLYSDGVTEARGGRRGDELFGVDRLTHTISGCHQMPAPALAERIQQVTSDWLAHGDHDDIAVLALRAVGATGRGSRHLHAVPDLVGAAASTPRPAGQGLREPRT, via the coding sequence GTGACTGCTGCCGACGTCAGGGACTGGGACCCGGGCGACGGACGGATCTCCACGCCGAGTACCGCACAGGCTCCGGCGTGGTCCGCCGGCGTCGTGGACCACCCTGGGCAGCCCCTGCCACCCCTCGACCCGGACCGCGCCACCGAGCCGGACTGGTCGGAGGTCGTCGAACACTTCCGCGAGGGCTTCGTCGTCTGCGACTCCGGCGAGGTGGTACGCCACCTCAGCCCGGTCGCCGAGCGACTGCTCCCCGAGGTCGTCCTGGGGGAGAACCTGACCGCCGCCGGACTGGCGGCGCTCACCTCCGCCGGCGACCCGGTCGAGGTCACCCACCACGACCGGCGACTGCGGATCCGCCGGGTGTCGCTCTCCGCCGGCCGGAGCTGCCGGTACGTCGAGGACGTCACGGACCGCGTCAGCCGGGCCGACGCCCTGCTCGCCGAACGGGCCCGCTCGGCGTTCCTCGCCACCGCCGGGGAGAAACTCGGCAACCCGCTGCACCCCGATCGGGCGGCGGCGGTCACGGTCCGGCTCGCCGTACCCGCCCTGGGCGACGTCGCGGTGCTGGTCCTCGCCCCGCGCGCCGGACGGGTCCGCTGGTGGCGGGCGGCTCGGGTGGACGAGGACGTGCCCACCGTCGACAGTGGTGTCCTCGGCACCGCCGACCTGCCGCCCGCGATCGACGAGGGACTCGCCGGCATCGAGCCGCACGCGGTGGACTGGCTGGTCGACCAGGCGGCGGAGGCCGGCTGGCTGCCGGGGCTCGCGGTGTCGGACGTCTGCGCCCGGCTGGTGCCGCTGCCCGGCCGGGGCGCGCCGACAGGTGTGCTGCTCGTCGCCCGCCGGGCGGCCCGCCGCTACGACGAGGCCGACGTGGACCTGGCCCGCGCCTTCGCCGCCCGGGCCGGCGCGGCGCTGACCTCGGCGATGCTCTACCGCGACCAGGCGGAGGTGGCCGACACCCTCCAGGCGAGCCTGCTGCCGGTCGAGCCGACAGAGGTGACCGGGGTCCAGTGGGGCACCGCCTACCGGCCGGCCCAGGCCGGGCTGCGGATCGGCGGGGACTTCTACGGCGCCCACCACCTGCCGGACGGGGGCTGCCTGTTCTATCTCGGCGACGTCTCGGGCAAGGGCGTCGAGGCGGCGGTCTTCACCGGGCAGCTCCGGCAGTGTCTCCAGGCGCTGCACCGGGTCGAGTTCCAGCCCGCCCGGCTGCTGGGGCTGCTCAACGAAGCGCTGCTGGAGACGACCCTCGCCAACGGCCAGGGCCGGTTCGCCACGATGGTGCTCGGGGTGGTCCGGCCGCTGCGCGACGGCGGTCTCTCGCTCACCATGGCCGGTGGCGGCCATCTGCCGCCACTGCTGCTGCGTGCCTCCGGCGAGGTGGAGCCGATCGCCCTCAGCGGCATGCTGATCGGGGTGGTGCCGGACCCGCGCGTCGGTGAGGTGACGGTCCGGCTTGCCCCCGGCGAGACCTGCCTGCTCTACAGCGACGGGGTCACCGAGGCCCGGGGTGGCCGGCGGGGCGACGAACTGTTCGGCGTGGACCGGCTGACGCACACGATCAGCGGCTGCCACCAGATGCCCGCGCCTGCCCTTGCCGAACGGATCCAGCAGGTCACCAGCGACTGGCTCGCCCACGGCGACCACGACGACATCGCGGTGCTGGCGCTCCGGGCGGTCGGTGCCACCGGGCGTGGATCCCGGCACCTGCACGCGGTGCCGGATCTGGTCGGTGCCGCCGCTTCGACCCCGCGGCCGGCCGGCCAGGGACTCCGGGAACCGAGGACGTGA
- a CDS encoding DUF2267 domain-containing protein, producing MRKQMEGDNQRRRTLARQAREGGQRPSRDAATLGASKQLTSLDRGKRAGPPPAGARKPDSSRGGPAPPPVARPPATRPGPRPGPGAPGTIGLGYRELVGDVSRRTGVNFREAKVGAEATVLVLARALDEDDRQRLLQAVPMSLHDVTPVDGIERHRDLPGFLAEVARISGRPPEQARYQAQATLAALATRDGRLVASLHVPEGLRDLLELPEAGGGLVGTTAAAAPLTAAELRAALADLPYWSARGPTMSRSIALPPPNLDRVLDRIDQLRPDTGRGPTVSRQTASSAVLTVRSRQADAVTARDIDLAHLVDDAIEEVGAGIAD from the coding sequence ATGAGGAAGCAGATGGAGGGGGACAACCAGCGGCGCCGGACCCTGGCCCGCCAGGCCCGGGAAGGTGGCCAGCGACCCAGCCGTGACGCCGCCACCCTCGGCGCCTCCAAGCAGCTCACCTCCCTCGACCGGGGCAAGCGGGCGGGACCGCCGCCGGCCGGTGCCCGTAAGCCGGACAGCAGCCGGGGCGGCCCGGCGCCGCCGCCGGTCGCCCGTCCCCCGGCCACCCGGCCGGGACCCCGTCCCGGTCCGGGCGCTCCCGGGACCATCGGCCTGGGGTACCGGGAGTTGGTCGGCGACGTCAGCCGCCGTACCGGGGTGAACTTCCGCGAGGCCAAGGTCGGCGCGGAGGCGACCGTGCTGGTGCTGGCCCGGGCGCTGGACGAGGACGACCGGCAGCGACTGCTACAGGCGGTGCCGATGTCACTGCACGACGTGACCCCGGTCGACGGGATCGAACGGCACCGGGACCTGCCGGGCTTCCTGGCCGAGGTGGCCCGGATCAGCGGCCGGCCCCCGGAACAGGCCCGTTACCAGGCCCAGGCGACCCTCGCCGCGCTGGCCACGCGCGACGGTCGCCTGGTGGCGTCGCTGCACGTACCGGAGGGGTTGCGGGACCTGCTCGAGCTGCCGGAGGCCGGGGGTGGCCTGGTCGGGACGACCGCGGCGGCCGCGCCGCTGACCGCGGCCGAGTTGCGCGCCGCCCTGGCCGACCTGCCCTACTGGTCGGCGCGGGGGCCGACGATGTCGCGCAGCATCGCGCTGCCTCCGCCGAACCTGGACCGGGTTCTCGACCGGATCGACCAACTACGGCCGGACACCGGCCGGGGGCCCACGGTCAGCCGGCAGACCGCTTCCAGCGCGGTGCTCACCGTGCGGAGCCGGCAGGCGGACGCGGTCACCGCGCGTGACATCGACCTGGCCCACCTGGTCGACGACGCGATCGAGGAAGTCGGCGCGGGCATCGCCGACTGA
- a CDS encoding response regulator — protein sequence MGADRSGPVRILVVDDDPGDVLMIEEALEDSDVEKIIDVVSDGQEAMEFLRREGRHTDAQRPDVILLDLNMPRMDGRQVLGEVKTDGDLRTIPIVVLTTSNADTDIVGSYTLQANAYVTKPIDLDDFNDVVRRIDEFFGRVVVLPKRS from the coding sequence ATGGGGGCAGACAGGTCCGGACCGGTCCGCATCCTGGTGGTGGACGACGACCCGGGCGACGTCCTGATGATCGAGGAGGCCCTGGAGGACTCCGACGTCGAGAAGATCATCGACGTGGTCAGCGACGGTCAGGAGGCGATGGAGTTCCTCCGCCGGGAGGGCCGGCACACCGACGCCCAGCGCCCGGACGTCATCCTGCTCGACCTGAACATGCCCCGGATGGACGGCCGGCAGGTGCTCGGCGAGGTGAAGACCGACGGCGACCTGCGGACGATTCCGATCGTCGTGCTGACCACCTCCAACGCGGACACCGACATCGTCGGCAGCTACACCCTCCAGGCCAACGCGTACGTGACCAAGCCGATCGACCTGGACGACTTCAACGACGTGGTGCGGCGCATCGACGAGTTCTTCGGTCGCGTCGTGGTGCTGCCGAAGCGGTCCTGA